The proteins below come from a single Salinilacihabitans rarus genomic window:
- a CDS encoding double zinc ribbon domain-containing protein, whose protein sequence is MGKITFRADDDLVDELEAFDASKSEVMREALRAYLDVSDGASARRRGARETAAESGAAESSTDALVESIDELLRERVDALLESRLAERRGDRGEVNVTVALDGVDDRQRKTRADRAERTAGRSAPESTARAPNEGGRQCKQCGERVDDDHVYCPNCGEKASRRLFCECGDEIRSDWSFCPGCGRRTPAADVLDSNRPEPS, encoded by the coding sequence ATGGGAAAGATCACGTTTCGCGCGGACGACGACCTCGTGGACGAACTCGAGGCCTTCGACGCCTCGAAGAGCGAGGTCATGCGCGAGGCGCTGCGCGCGTACCTCGACGTGTCCGACGGCGCCAGCGCGCGCCGCCGAGGCGCGCGTGAGACGGCCGCCGAGTCCGGGGCCGCCGAGTCGTCGACCGACGCGCTCGTGGAGAGCATCGACGAGTTGCTCCGCGAGCGCGTCGACGCGCTGCTGGAGTCGCGACTCGCCGAGCGCCGCGGGGACCGGGGGGAGGTCAACGTGACCGTCGCCCTCGACGGCGTCGACGACCGCCAGCGTAAGACACGCGCCGACCGCGCCGAGCGGACGGCGGGCCGTTCCGCCCCGGAATCGACCGCGAGAGCGCCGAACGAGGGAGGACGACAGTGTAAACAGTGCGGCGAACGCGTCGACGACGACCACGTATACTGCCCGAACTGCGGCGAGAAGGCCTCGCGGCGGCTCTTCTGCGAGTGCGGCGACGAGATCCGCTCTGACTGGTCGTTCTGCCCAGGCTGTGGCCGCAGGACGCCCGCAGCGGACGTTCTCGACTCGAACCGGCCGGAACCGTCGTAA
- a CDS encoding ribbon-helix-helix domain-containing protein gives MERVTLRIPKQQIEEVEQLVETGEFPNRSEAIRSAVREMINEQQDGRRESASTGKRSWAKV, from the coding sequence ATGGAGCGTGTGACACTGCGGATTCCGAAACAGCAGATCGAGGAGGTCGAACAGCTGGTCGAGACGGGCGAGTTCCCGAACCGGAGCGAGGCGATCCGGTCGGCCGTCCGCGAGATGATCAACGAACAGCAGGACGGCCGCCGCGAGAGCGCCAGCACCGGCAAGCGCAGCTGGGCGAAGGTGTAA